In a genomic window of Deltaproteobacteria bacterium:
- a CDS encoding nucleotidyltransferase domain-containing protein, with the protein MGTALKIDQLGTTLFGKTRRAILTLLYSHVDESFYLRQLTRSAGVGMGAVQRELKALVDAGIISRNVQGHQVYYQANSQSPIFKELKSLVMKTAGVGDVLRTALAPLADRIDAAFIYGSIARGEERKSSDIDVLIVGNVTFAEVTSALSSAQETIGREINPTVYPRTEFLSKVRAGHHFLSSVLGGEKLFLIGDKDELERMVE; encoded by the coding sequence ATGGGTACAGCACTGAAAATTGATCAACTTGGTACAACTCTTTTCGGCAAGACTCGCCGCGCGATTCTTACCTTGCTTTACAGTCATGTCGATGAAAGTTTTTATCTCCGTCAACTGACCCGGTCAGCAGGTGTTGGCATGGGCGCCGTGCAGAGAGAACTTAAAGCACTTGTTGATGCAGGAATTATAAGTCGCAATGTTCAGGGCCACCAGGTCTATTATCAGGCCAATTCACAGAGCCCTATCTTCAAGGAACTCAAGAGCCTTGTGATGAAAACGGCTGGCGTGGGCGATGTATTGCGGACCGCGTTAGCCCCACTTGCTGACCGTATTGATGCGGCATTTATTTATGGTTCTATCGCCCGCGGTGAAGAAAGAAAAAGCAGTGACATAGACGTTTTGATCGTGGGCAATGTGACTTTTGCAGAAGTCACTTCTGCATTGAGCAGTGCCCAGGAAACCATTGGTCGTGAAATCAATCCTACCGTCTATCCCCGTACCGAGTTTCTGTCTAAGGTACGCGCGGGACATCATTTTCTTAGTTCTGTTCTTGGTGGCGAGAAGCTTTTTTTGATAGGAGACAAAGATGAGCTTGAAAGAATGGTTGAATAA
- a CDS encoding type II toxin-antitoxin system prevent-host-death family antitoxin has translation MKGKIKRKTPEIVFRNGKPSAVIMDIKDYREILERLEDTEDLKMLDDMRKKPLKFKKVDDFLNEVDRRV, from the coding sequence ATGAAAGGTAAAATTAAAAGAAAAACACCTGAGATTGTGTTCCGAAATGGAAAACCGTCTGCAGTCATTATGGACATTAAAGACTACCGGGAAATTTTAGAACGCTTGGAAGACACAGAAGATCTCAAGATGCTTGATGATATGAGAAAGAAACCCCTGAAGTTCAAAAAAGTGGATGATTTTTTAAATGAGGTAGACCGACGTGTATGA
- a CDS encoding type II toxin-antitoxin system RelE/ParE family toxin codes for MYEVYIERAAEKDLKKLPAEDFFHRIISTIKALSDEPRPSGCRKITGSKSDWRIRVGEYRIIYEINEKEKAVRIFRVKHRRDAYRYVKE; via the coding sequence GTGTATGAGGTCTACATTGAGCGTGCAGCAGAAAAGGATTTAAAGAAACTTCCAGCAGAAGATTTCTTCCATCGTATTATTTCCACAATTAAAGCCCTCTCAGATGAACCAAGACCCTCCGGATGCAGGAAAATTACCGGCTCGAAAAGCGACTGGAGAATTCGTGTAGGCGAATATCGAATAATTTATGAGATCAATGAAAAGGAAAAAGCGGTAAGAATATTTAGAGTAAAACATCGGCGCGATGCTTACCGATACGTAAAGGAATAA
- a CDS encoding ORF6N domain-containing protein has product MKSLIPVEIIEKKILLLRGEKVMLDADLAELYAVETKMLIRAVKRNIDRFPSDFMIQLDKEEFKNLRFQFGTPSLWGGRRYPPYAFTEQGVAMLSSVLNSERAVQVNIAIMRTFVKLREMIASHKDLAKRLDALEKKYDAQFKVVFDAIRQLMEPAKTKRRRIGFLGENGKA; this is encoded by the coding sequence ATGAAGTCACTTATTCCAGTTGAGATTATCGAGAAGAAGATTCTGCTGCTTAGAGGCGAAAAGGTGATGTTAGACGCTGATCTTGCGGAACTTTACGCCGTGGAAACAAAGATGCTAATCAGGGCAGTTAAGAGGAATATTGACCGGTTTCCGTCGGATTTTATGATTCAACTCGATAAAGAAGAGTTTAAAAACTTGAGGTTCCAATTTGGCACCCCAAGCCTTTGGGGTGGTCGTCGCTATCCCCCTTATGCCTTCACTGAACAAGGCGTAGCCATGTTATCCAGCGTGCTGAATAGTGAGCGCGCCGTGCAGGTGAACATTGCGATAATGCGTACATTCGTAAAGTTGCGTGAGATGATCGCTTCGCATAAAGACCTTGCCAAACGGCTCGATGCCCTTGAAAAGAAGTACGATGCCCAATTCAAGGTTGTCTTTGATGCCATCCGCCAACTGATGGAACCAGCAAAGACAAAACGGCGGCGGATCGGATTCCTTGGAGAAAACGGCAAAGCATGA
- a CDS encoding helicase-related protein, whose translation MTTDLSFITNEKNQSLKDRFEVLIKDTSFFDCLVGYFYTSGFHALYRALEKTEKIRILIGISTNRQTFDLLDKASKQKQQVIEFSHAETKEEVEKQIEQELADSEDNREVEEGVNKFIDWVRDRKLEIRAYPSQNIHAKLYIMTFYEGDRDVGRVITGSSNFTQAGLIDNLEFNVELKNRSDYEFSRQKFDELWKDAVDVSEKYVQTIEEKTWLSQNITPYQLYLKFLYEYFKDELSQTDEVFVKYLPPEFKKLEYQEQAVLNAKKILLEYGGVFISDVVGLGKTYISAMLAGQLDGRSLVIAPPMLLEKANPGSWPNVFSDFRLSADFESLGKLDDLLYRGTEKYTNIIIDEAHRFRTETTMTYEKLAEICRGKRVILVTATPYNNAPKDILSLLKLFQPAKKSTIPNLPDLEGFFSRLDQKLKKLDRQKDYDKYILTVKENAREIREKVLKYLMVRRTRTEIEKYFSKDITQQGLKFPGVEKPTPLFYELNEKEDEIFGKTIALIAQKFKYARYMPMLYYQGQVDELEKQSQRNMGRFMKILLVKRLESSFFAFRNSVDRFLHSYEMFIREFDNGNVYVSKKHTNKIFELLENDDDEAVQRLIDEGKAQQYDSKEFSEALRTDLQHDHDILLEVKKLWTHIQRDPKLLKFLRELSTASVLKENHLIIFTESKETANYLFKNLHEKYPDRVLCYTGDSGEATRDKVIENFDARARHPKDDYRILVSTEVLAEGVNLHRSDTVINYDIPWNPTRMMQRVGRINRVDTKHDTIYTFNFFPTVQSNDQIKLKEAAEAKINAFLTLLGGDAELLTEGEPIGSHELFNRLFSKKTIEGEDEAGESELKYLHAIKEIRDKAPDLFEKIKRLPKKARTAKHHADHASTLLTYFRRGKLQKFFQAGAKQEAVELDFISAAKILESNPDEPKQKLPGQLYDLLDKNKEAFIFATTEEMPQQASRGGRDSAAQILKILKATMKNTQKLTDDQETYLKKVIARLEEGNLPKQTTKQTLKALDDLKNEIINPFKVLAVLQTNIPAKLLEEHYAEQNPAVFGKREVILSMYLTGD comes from the coding sequence ATGACTACGGATTTATCATTCATAACTAACGAAAAAAATCAAAGCCTGAAAGACAGATTTGAAGTGTTGATTAAAGACACTTCTTTTTTTGATTGCCTCGTTGGTTATTTCTATACCAGCGGCTTTCATGCCCTGTATAGAGCGCTGGAAAAAACAGAAAAAATCCGAATTCTGATTGGCATAAGCACCAACAGACAGACCTTTGATTTGCTCGATAAAGCCAGTAAACAAAAACAGCAAGTCATTGAATTTTCACACGCCGAGACTAAGGAAGAAGTTGAAAAGCAGATAGAACAAGAGTTGGCTGATTCAGAAGACAATAGAGAAGTCGAAGAAGGGGTCAATAAGTTTATTGATTGGGTCAGGGATAGAAAATTGGAAATCAGAGCTTATCCCTCACAAAACATCCACGCCAAACTTTATATTATGACTTTTTATGAAGGCGACAGAGATGTCGGGCGGGTAATTACCGGCTCCAGCAATTTCACCCAGGCGGGACTCATTGACAATCTGGAATTCAATGTTGAGTTGAAAAACCGCAGTGACTATGAATTTTCCCGCCAAAAGTTTGATGAATTATGGAAAGATGCTGTCGATGTCAGCGAAAAATATGTTCAGACAATTGAGGAGAAGACCTGGCTCAGTCAGAATATAACTCCCTATCAACTTTATCTGAAATTTCTCTATGAATATTTCAAGGATGAACTCAGCCAGACCGATGAGGTGTTCGTAAAATATCTTCCGCCGGAGTTTAAAAAACTTGAATATCAGGAGCAGGCTGTTTTAAACGCCAAAAAAATCCTGCTGGAATACGGCGGCGTTTTCATTTCCGATGTCGTAGGGTTAGGCAAGACTTACATTTCCGCCATGCTGGCAGGACAGCTTGACGGCAGATCGTTGGTTATTGCCCCGCCGATGCTTCTGGAAAAGGCCAATCCCGGCTCCTGGCCCAATGTGTTTTCTGACTTTCGTTTGTCTGCCGACTTTGAATCCCTCGGGAAACTGGACGACCTGCTCTACAGGGGCACTGAAAAATACACCAACATCATTATCGATGAAGCGCACCGTTTCCGCACAGAAACAACTATGACTTACGAGAAACTGGCAGAAATCTGCCGCGGCAAAAGAGTTATTCTGGTAACCGCCACACCTTACAACAATGCGCCGAAAGATATCCTTAGCCTGCTTAAGCTGTTTCAGCCGGCCAAGAAAAGCACCATCCCCAACCTTCCCGATCTGGAAGGATTTTTCAGCCGCCTCGACCAGAAACTGAAGAAACTGGACCGCCAGAAAGATTATGATAAATACATCCTTACCGTAAAAGAAAATGCCCGGGAAATCAGGGAAAAGGTTTTGAAATACTTAATGGTGCGCCGCACCCGCACTGAAATTGAAAAGTATTTTTCCAAGGATATTACCCAGCAAGGATTGAAATTCCCCGGCGTTGAAAAGCCCACTCCGCTCTTTTATGAACTCAATGAGAAAGAGGATGAGATATTCGGTAAGACTATCGCACTGATCGCGCAGAAGTTTAAATATGCCCGCTATATGCCCATGCTCTATTATCAAGGCCAGGTTGATGAACTCGAGAAGCAGTCCCAGCGAAACATGGGCAGGTTCATGAAAATCCTGCTGGTCAAACGACTCGAAAGCAGTTTCTTTGCATTCAGGAACTCCGTGGACAGATTCCTGCATTCCTACGAGATGTTCATCAGGGAATTTGACAACGGCAATGTCTATGTAAGCAAAAAGCACACGAATAAAATCTTTGAACTCTTGGAAAACGACGACGATGAAGCGGTGCAGCGCCTGATCGATGAAGGCAAAGCGCAGCAATACGACAGTAAAGAATTTAGTGAAGCACTGCGAACCGATTTGCAGCACGACCATGATATTCTTTTGGAAGTAAAAAAACTCTGGACGCATATTCAGCGCGACCCGAAATTACTAAAATTCCTGCGTGAACTGTCAACAGCTTCAGTCTTGAAAGAAAATCATCTCATCATCTTTACGGAATCCAAGGAGACAGCCAACTATCTGTTTAAAAACCTGCACGAGAAATACCCCGACCGTGTCTTGTGCTACACCGGCGATTCGGGTGAAGCCACGCGGGACAAAGTCATCGAAAACTTTGACGCGCGCGCAAGACATCCCAAAGATGATTACCGGATACTGGTTTCTACGGAAGTGTTGGCAGAAGGTGTGAACCTGCACCGCTCCGATACAGTCATCAATTATGATATCCCCTGGAACCCGACGCGCATGATGCAGCGGGTAGGCCGTATCAACCGGGTGGATACAAAGCATGATACAATCTACACCTTCAATTTCTTCCCCACAGTCCAGTCTAACGACCAGATCAAGCTCAAAGAGGCGGCAGAAGCGAAAATCAACGCTTTTCTGACGCTCCTGGGCGGAGACGCGGAGCTGTTAACCGAGGGCGAACCCATCGGCTCGCACGAACTCTTCAATCGCCTGTTTTCTAAGAAGACCATTGAAGGCGAGGATGAGGCAGGAGAGAGTGAATTGAAGTATCTCCATGCCATCAAAGAGATCCGCGATAAAGCCCCTGATCTGTTTGAAAAAATAAAACGCTTGCCCAAAAAGGCGCGCACGGCAAAGCATCACGCTGACCATGCGAGCACTCTGCTCACCTATTTCCGGCGGGGCAAACTGCAAAAATTCTTTCAAGCCGGCGCTAAACAGGAAGCAGTAGAGCTTGATTTCATCTCGGCGGCAAAAATACTGGAAAGCAATCCCGATGAGCCAAAGCAGAAGCTGCCGGGGCAGCTCTACGACCTGCTGGATAAAAACAAAGAAGCCTTCATTTTCGCGACTACCGAAGAAATGCCGCAACAGGCCTCAAGAGGCGGACGCGACAGCGCCGCGCAAATCTTGAAAATCCTGAAAGCAACAATGAAAAACACACAGAAGCTTACCGACGATCAGGAGACGTATCTTAAAAAGGTCATTGCCCGCCTCGAAGAAGGCAATCTGCCCAAGCAGACGACTAAGCAAACCCTGAAAGCCCTGGATGATCTGAAAAATGAAATCATCAATCCCTTTAAAGTGCTGGCAGTGCTTCAAACCAATATTCCGGCAAAACTTCTGGAAGAACACTATGCCGAACAGAACCCGGCAGTATTCGGCAAACGGGAAGTAATCCTGTCGATGTATTTAACAGGCGACTAA
- a CDS encoding Eco57I restriction-modification methylase domain-containing protein, whose translation MDNQQARNLIKTTFEQPFDKVRFTSFVKNLLNSYDETKAFSKPLTGQYIRESYRDFINSFDRVGRYCNGDTAVDILIVHLNRAASVERARTAQRNFIAGYLKGDYGSTSQKDAALVAFVSPDESDWRFSLVRMDYKFEQTPTGKMRVKEEFTPARRWSFLVGANENSHTAQSRFLKLLEDDDRQPNLTQLEEAFSIEKVTKEFFEKYRILFNDLKDALDDIVRQNESVGKDFAEKGVDTVNFAKKTLGQIVFLYFLQKKGWFGVARDKDWGTGPKNFLRRLFEEKKYTNFFNDILEPLFYEALARERDQNYYSRFNCKIPFLNGGLFDPINEYDWVHSDILLPDALFSNDYKTREGDTGTGILDVFDRYNFTVKEDEPLEREVAVDPEMLGKVFENLLEVKDRKSKGTYYTPREIVHYMCQESLINYLDSELVGTETDLFFDREGVEDLIRFGELIRENDARVQKEGKETRDYRYKVPASIRDRSDLIDEKLANIRVCDPAVGSGAFLVGMMTEIVKARQTLSTYIDTDGKRSPYNFKRHAIQNSLYGVDIDPGAVEIAKLRLWLSLIVDEEDIRDIKPLPNLDYKIMQGNSLLEEFEGIKLFDEKLITDTPPDETAVFKKEVKRKQTALQREYFRLQKAGLLTSLKKQDLEFELQEQADFLKKLSKREGKILEDIPLFDSDARKKADELNQLHKELFESSQKSRKDAIKTRIDAMEWELIEATLREQKKAASLKSLEQYKRANVRPFFLWKFHFAEAFQEKRGFDVVIANPPYVRQEAIRPLKPHLAKAFGDFYCGTADIYTYFYKRGIDLLKLGGHLCFIAPNKFMRAGYGKNTRVLLTTRVTPKLVIDFGDLPIFDATTYPSILLVEKNPPCPPFGKGGTGGIFLAATFTDSSQLERLEETLSDIAFPMPVAALKKEGWNLERPEVLALMEKLRSSGIPLGEYVQGRFYRGILTGLNEAFVIDEATRKQLITEDPNSAELIKPWLRGRDIKKWKSTWANYSIIFTRRGTNIEKYPAIKHHLEQFKEDLEPKKSDEDKRGRKPGPYKWFEIQDNIAYFSEFAEPKVILGRFMNRAMFTFDRESFLHNDALYMIAGVDEYVVALLNSSTSWWFLKNICTDLQNGYLQAFKQNLFQIPVFPATDAQKAPIIERTRAILADPDSPDVPRLEAEINGLVYKLYRLKEEEIAIVEGKEK comes from the coding sequence ATGGATAACCAACAGGCGCGAAATCTGATAAAGACGACCTTTGAACAGCCCTTCGATAAGGTTCGTTTCACGTCCTTTGTCAAAAATCTATTGAATTCGTATGATGAGACTAAGGCATTCAGCAAACCGTTGACCGGTCAATATATCAGAGAATCATACAGAGACTTTATTAACAGCTTTGATCGAGTCGGCCGTTATTGCAATGGAGATACAGCCGTCGATATTCTGATTGTACATTTAAATCGAGCTGCTTCCGTTGAGAGGGCGCGTACCGCTCAGAGAAATTTTATTGCGGGTTATCTAAAAGGAGATTACGGCTCTACCTCTCAGAAGGATGCCGCGTTAGTTGCTTTTGTCTCCCCGGATGAATCAGACTGGCGTTTCTCGTTGGTCAGGATGGATTACAAATTCGAGCAGACCCCAACCGGCAAAATGAGGGTGAAAGAAGAATTCACGCCTGCCCGGCGCTGGTCCTTTCTCGTCGGCGCCAACGAAAACAGCCATACCGCCCAGAGTAGATTTCTTAAATTATTGGAGGATGATGACCGTCAACCGAATCTGACTCAACTGGAAGAAGCCTTCAGCATCGAGAAGGTTACGAAGGAATTCTTCGAGAAATACCGAATACTTTTCAATGATCTGAAAGATGCTCTCGATGATATCGTGAGACAAAACGAAAGCGTGGGGAAAGACTTTGCTGAAAAAGGAGTTGATACGGTCAACTTCGCCAAGAAGACATTAGGGCAGATCGTTTTTCTTTACTTCCTCCAGAAAAAAGGATGGTTCGGCGTCGCCAGGGACAAAGACTGGGGCACAGGCCCGAAAAACTTTCTCCGCCGTCTTTTTGAGGAAAAGAAATACACCAATTTTTTCAACGATATTCTTGAGCCGCTTTTCTACGAAGCTCTTGCCAGAGAGCGGGATCAGAACTACTACAGCCGCTTTAACTGCAAGATTCCTTTCCTGAACGGCGGCCTCTTCGATCCCATCAATGAGTATGATTGGGTCCATTCAGATATCCTCCTGCCCGACGCGTTGTTCTCCAATGATTACAAGACAAGGGAAGGCGACACCGGCACGGGGATTCTCGATGTCTTTGATCGCTATAACTTTACCGTCAAAGAAGACGAGCCTCTGGAGAGGGAAGTGGCCGTCGATCCGGAGATGCTGGGCAAGGTCTTTGAAAATCTTCTGGAAGTGAAGGATCGCAAATCAAAGGGAACCTATTACACACCCCGCGAAATCGTCCATTACATGTGTCAGGAAAGCCTCATCAACTATCTTGATTCGGAACTGGTCGGGACAGAGACCGATCTGTTCTTCGACAGAGAAGGCGTCGAAGACCTGATCCGTTTCGGTGAATTGATACGCGAAAACGATGCACGGGTACAGAAGGAGGGAAAAGAGACAAGAGACTATCGTTACAAAGTGCCTGCTTCGATACGCGATAGATCCGACCTCATCGATGAGAAGCTGGCGAACATACGGGTATGCGACCCCGCAGTGGGGTCAGGCGCCTTTCTCGTCGGCATGATGACGGAGATTGTAAAGGCGCGGCAAACCCTATCCACGTATATCGACACGGACGGCAAGCGAAGTCCTTATAATTTCAAGCGACATGCCATTCAAAATTCCCTGTATGGCGTGGATATCGATCCGGGGGCCGTGGAAATCGCCAAGCTTCGACTGTGGCTTTCCCTCATTGTTGACGAGGAGGATATCCGGGATATCAAGCCCCTGCCGAACCTGGATTACAAGATCATGCAGGGCAACAGCCTTCTGGAGGAGTTTGAAGGCATCAAACTCTTCGATGAAAAACTTATTACGGATACACCGCCCGATGAAACTGCCGTATTCAAAAAAGAAGTCAAAAGAAAACAGACGGCACTGCAGCGGGAATATTTCCGCCTGCAGAAAGCAGGTCTTCTTACGTCCCTGAAAAAACAGGATCTGGAGTTTGAACTTCAGGAACAGGCGGATTTCTTGAAGAAGCTGTCAAAACGCGAAGGGAAAATCCTTGAAGACATACCGCTTTTTGATTCCGACGCCAGGAAGAAGGCCGATGAACTCAACCAGCTTCATAAAGAGTTATTTGAATCTTCTCAGAAATCAAGAAAAGACGCAATCAAGACGCGCATCGATGCGATGGAGTGGGAACTGATCGAAGCCACACTGAGAGAGCAGAAAAAAGCAGCTTCCCTGAAAAGTCTTGAACAATACAAGAGAGCGAACGTTCGGCCCTTCTTTCTCTGGAAATTCCACTTTGCCGAGGCATTTCAGGAAAAAAGAGGTTTTGATGTGGTCATCGCCAATCCGCCTTATGTGCGCCAGGAGGCGATCAGGCCCCTGAAACCCCATCTCGCCAAAGCCTTTGGCGATTTTTACTGTGGCACGGCGGACATCTACACCTATTTTTATAAGCGCGGCATTGACCTCTTGAAACTTGGCGGCCATCTGTGTTTCATCGCGCCCAACAAATTCATGCGGGCCGGCTATGGAAAAAACACGCGCGTTCTGTTGACGACACGGGTCACGCCAAAACTGGTTATCGACTTCGGCGACCTGCCGATCTTCGACGCCACCACCTATCCATCCATTCTCCTCGTCGAAAAAAATCCCCCCTGTCCCCCCTTTGGAAAAGGGGGGACAGGGGGGATTTTCCTTGCTGCCACTTTTACCGATTCATCCCAACTGGAGAGGCTGGAAGAGACCCTATCGGATATTGCCTTTCCCATGCCTGTGGCAGCCCTTAAAAAGGAAGGCTGGAATCTGGAGCGTCCGGAAGTCCTGGCGTTGATGGAGAAGCTCAGGTCATCGGGCATCCCCTTGGGTGAATATGTCCAGGGTCGATTTTATCGGGGCATATTGACCGGCCTGAACGAGGCCTTTGTCATTGACGAGGCTACCCGAAAACAACTCATCACCGAAGATCCGAATAGCGCCGAACTGATCAAGCCGTGGTTACGTGGGCGGGATATTAAGAAATGGAAATCCACATGGGCAAACTATTCCATAATATTCACACGACGTGGAACTAATATTGAAAAATATCCTGCAATCAAGCACCATTTAGAACAATTCAAGGAGGATCTTGAACCAAAGAAATCAGACGAAGACAAGCGTGGGAGGAAACCTGGGCCATACAAATGGTTCGAGATTCAAGATAACATTGCGTATTTTAGTGAATTTGCAGAACCAAAGGTTATTCTTGGCCGCTTTATGAATAGGGCAATGTTTACATTTGACCGTGAATCATTCCTGCACAATGATGCGCTATATATGATTGCTGGTGTTGATGAATATGTCGTTGCATTACTAAATTCATCAACTTCGTGGTGGTTTTTGAAAAATATATGTACTGATCTTC